In Chloroflexia bacterium SDU3-3, one DNA window encodes the following:
- a CDS encoding PHP domain-containing protein, which yields MTTNGESPRNGKRWMRVDLHIHTPASEDYAEPTISYLEILQEAERRQLEIIAFTDHNTVHGYEQMLREIDLLEALERGQRMTEEESERIHEYRRLRKKLTVLPGFEFTSHYGSHILAIFAPDRPISLVEATLLQLGIPAEDLKKGLTSVANTRHVTEAYEIIARAGGLVIAPHANGPNGVITETLRMGTSGQARVAATQHPALAALEFINFYTDHEKFTSPGFYNGKTEHYERRMFCIQGSDAHRLRRVSEGNGEGWHYHGIGDRYNEMLLPDNTFQALRTLLSSHDFDRVRVPKRDQKQWEIDTLRFGPPTDRQALRLEEQSDTLWCDIAALANIGGGTLIVGCGQDGATVGVSKPDQVSDMLRRTVLEQINPQPYLTLELLNYEGKDLIRVEVKAPDHPPYIGGNGVVYTRRDGQTLPADRSEIIQLCRRAIANGASTELDNGQELDLPRSGVEVVSAQKRSGQWYYEVRDLRTTAGVTRDRAQGLWSYAISRYEDLRDGKIDVQSQVKWRGRLGLWRAYRQGNRIKYDLVHRDANGVIDHIFFGVSDWGLGEGWQSLLGDKTEEPVEQEPRAFSDDDPKQPELESPELLPESANGNWGERRYRWRGRGGIWRVNHDDEESPIFDLAMKDKDGQDIREFPEVVREKLTDAWLSLIRVPRPRTGIEVVRVVEEEGEKRFVFCNLRTGEVSNVPWRLQDIEDGTVRQYAARMALKDVPLDEDQVRWWGNIGYLRPMRSQVDLVYRDENGIDHIYYAARRDELTGEWRALLEEYGEV from the coding sequence ATGACAACCAACGGGGAATCACCGCGGAATGGAAAGCGGTGGATGCGTGTCGACCTACACATCCACACCCCCGCCTCAGAAGACTATGCCGAGCCGACGATCAGCTATTTGGAAATTTTACAGGAAGCGGAGCGGCGGCAGCTTGAGATCATCGCCTTCACCGACCACAACACGGTCCACGGCTACGAGCAGATGCTGCGCGAGATTGATCTGCTTGAGGCGCTAGAGCGCGGCCAGCGCATGACCGAGGAGGAGAGCGAGCGCATCCACGAGTACCGGCGACTGCGGAAAAAGCTGACCGTGCTTCCTGGCTTTGAGTTTACCTCGCACTATGGCTCGCATATTTTAGCTATTTTTGCGCCCGACCGCCCGATCAGCCTGGTCGAGGCTACGCTGCTGCAGCTGGGTATCCCCGCCGAGGATCTGAAGAAGGGCCTGACATCGGTGGCCAACACCCGCCACGTCACCGAGGCCTACGAGATCATTGCCCGCGCCGGTGGCCTGGTGATCGCCCCGCACGCCAACGGCCCCAACGGCGTGATCACCGAGACCCTGCGCATGGGCACCAGCGGCCAGGCCCGCGTGGCCGCCACCCAGCACCCGGCCCTGGCCGCGCTGGAGTTCATCAACTTCTACACCGACCACGAGAAGTTTACCTCGCCCGGCTTCTACAACGGCAAGACCGAGCACTACGAGCGCCGCATGTTCTGCATCCAAGGCTCGGATGCGCACCGCCTGCGCCGCGTCAGCGAGGGCAACGGCGAGGGCTGGCACTACCACGGCATCGGCGACCGCTACAACGAGATGCTGCTGCCCGACAACACCTTCCAGGCCCTGCGCACCCTGCTCTCGTCGCACGACTTCGACCGCGTGCGTGTGCCCAAGCGCGACCAGAAGCAGTGGGAGATCGACACCCTGCGCTTTGGCCCGCCCACCGACCGCCAGGCCCTGCGCCTGGAGGAGCAGAGCGACACGCTGTGGTGCGACATCGCGGCGCTGGCCAATATCGGCGGCGGCACCCTGATCGTGGGCTGCGGCCAGGATGGTGCGACGGTGGGCGTGAGCAAGCCCGACCAGGTGAGCGACATGCTGCGCCGCACGGTGCTTGAGCAGATCAACCCCCAGCCCTACCTGACGCTGGAGCTGCTGAACTATGAGGGCAAGGATCTCATCCGCGTGGAGGTGAAGGCCCCCGACCACCCGCCCTACATCGGCGGCAACGGCGTGGTCTACACCCGCCGCGATGGCCAGACCCTGCCCGCCGACCGCAGTGAGATCATCCAGCTGTGCCGACGCGCGATCGCCAACGGTGCCTCCACCGAGCTGGACAACGGCCAGGAGCTGGATCTGCCGCGCTCGGGGGTGGAGGTGGTGTCGGCGCAGAAGCGCAGCGGCCAGTGGTACTACGAGGTGCGCGACCTACGCACCACGGCGGGCGTCACCCGTGACCGCGCCCAGGGCCTGTGGTCGTATGCGATCAGCCGCTACGAGGATCTGCGCGACGGCAAGATCGATGTGCAGAGCCAGGTGAAGTGGCGCGGGCGGCTGGGCCTCTGGCGGGCCTACCGTCAGGGCAACCGCATCAAGTACGATCTGGTGCACCGCGACGCCAACGGCGTGATCGACCACATCTTCTTCGGCGTGTCCGACTGGGGCCTGGGCGAGGGCTGGCAGAGCCTGCTGGGCGACAAGACCGAGGAGCCAGTGGAGCAGGAGCCGCGCGCCTTCAGCGATGACGACCCCAAACAGCCCGAGCTGGAAAGCCCCGAGCTGCTCCCCGAGAGCGCCAACGGCAACTGGGGCGAGCGCCGCTACCGCTGGCGCGGGCGCGGCGGGATCTGGCGCGTGAACCACGACGACGAGGAGTCGCCGATATTCGACCTAGCCATGAAGGATAAGGATGGCCAGGACATCCGCGAGTTCCCCGAGGTGGTGCGCGAGAAGCTGACCGATGCCTGGCTCAGCCTCATCCGCGTGCCGCGCCCGCGCACCGGCATCGAGGTGGTGCGCGTGGTGGAGGAGGAGGGCGAGAAGCGTTTCGTGTTCTGCAACCTGCGCACCGGCGAGGTCTCGAATGTGCCGTGGCGTTTGCAGGATATCGAGGATGGCACGGTGCGCCAGTACGCCGCGCGTATGGCCCTGAAGGATGTGCCGCTGGATGAGGATCAGGTGCGCTGGTGGGGCAATATCGGCTACCTGCGGCCCATGCGCAGCCAGGTCGATCTGGTCTACCGCGACGAGAATGGTATCGACCACATCTACTACGCCGCCCGCCGCGACGAGCTGACCGGCGAGTGGCGCGCGCTGCTTGAGGAGTACGGCGAGGTCTAG
- a CDS encoding branched-chain amino acid ABC transporter permease gives MNLRTRAAVTGGIFGLLIALVSGGNVGYLAGIIAGTIAGILGTSEPAPKTPREGMQLGVLAGLVAGVLAAIGVALRTWIDVSTAVVGASAATLPMLLAGTLLLAGACGAAFGWVRGMPHPWDRNGLYIGIVALAIAFPFIDQALKLQFLNAIIPVLIFVLMALGLNIVVGYAGLLDLGYAAFFAIGAYTTGMLSSPHFGVNLPFWIVIWIAAAVAAIFGIILGSPTLPLRGDYLAIVTLGFGEIVPISVNNLDHFSLSILGQQIIPDIDLTGGPKGINPINRPSFFGYNFQAAEPIPWYFLILAILGISIFFILRLRNSRLGRSWAAMREDELAASAMGIDLVHTKLLAFAMGATFSGFAGAFYGAFISAIFPDAFRFDVSVMLLCMVILGGMGNINGVILGGLIIQFADRLFLPKFSELVQHLLQNSGNDVLKEIDFASNFRMMLFGLTLVIMMLVRPEGLIPSERRRRELHDDSPDLPQKQTSLYDTEAA, from the coding sequence ATGAACCTACGAACTCGCGCCGCAGTCACCGGCGGCATCTTCGGCCTGCTGATCGCGCTGGTCAGCGGAGGCAACGTTGGCTATCTCGCGGGGATCATCGCAGGCACGATCGCGGGCATCCTGGGCACATCCGAGCCTGCCCCCAAAACCCCGCGCGAGGGCATGCAGCTGGGCGTGCTGGCCGGGCTGGTGGCGGGCGTGCTGGCCGCCATCGGCGTGGCCCTGCGCACCTGGATCGATGTCTCTACCGCTGTAGTGGGCGCAAGCGCGGCCACCCTGCCCATGCTGCTGGCGGGCACGCTGCTGCTGGCAGGCGCGTGCGGCGCGGCCTTCGGCTGGGTGCGCGGCATGCCCCACCCATGGGATCGCAACGGCCTCTACATCGGCATTGTGGCGCTGGCGATCGCCTTCCCCTTCATCGACCAGGCGCTCAAGCTGCAGTTCCTCAACGCCATCATCCCGGTGCTGATCTTCGTGCTGATGGCGCTGGGCCTGAACATCGTGGTGGGCTACGCTGGCCTGCTCGACCTAGGCTACGCCGCCTTCTTCGCGATCGGGGCCTACACCACCGGCATGCTCTCCTCGCCGCACTTCGGCGTGAACCTGCCGTTCTGGATCGTGATCTGGATCGCGGCGGCGGTGGCGGCGATCTTCGGCATCATCCTTGGCTCGCCCACGCTGCCGCTGCGCGGCGACTACCTGGCGATCGTGACGCTGGGCTTCGGCGAGATCGTGCCGATCTCGGTCAACAACCTCGACCACTTCTCGCTCAGCATCCTGGGCCAGCAGATCATCCCCGACATCGACCTGACCGGCGGCCCCAAGGGCATCAACCCGATCAACCGCCCCTCGTTCTTCGGCTACAACTTCCAGGCCGCCGAGCCGATCCCGTGGTACTTCCTGATCCTGGCCATCCTCGGTATCTCGATCTTCTTCATCCTGCGGCTGCGCAACTCGCGCCTGGGCCGCTCGTGGGCGGCCATGCGCGAGGATGAGCTGGCGGCCTCGGCCATGGGCATCGACCTGGTGCACACCAAGCTGCTGGCCTTCGCCATGGGCGCAACCTTCTCGGGCTTCGCCGGGGCGTTCTACGGCGCGTTCATCAGCGCGATCTTCCCCGACGCCTTCCGCTTCGACGTGTCGGTGATGCTGCTGTGCATGGTCATCCTCGGCGGCATGGGCAATATCAACGGCGTGATCCTCGGCGGCCTGATCATCCAGTTCGCCGACCGCCTGTTCCTGCCCAAGTTCTCCGAGCTGGTGCAGCACCTGCTGCAGAACTCGGGCAACGATGTGCTGAAGGAGATCGACTTTGCCAGCAATTTCCGCATGATGCTGTTCGGCCTCACGCTGGTTATTATGATGTTGGTGCGGCCCGAGGGCCTCATCCCCAGCGAGCGCCGCCGCCGCGAGCTGCACGACGACAGCCCCGACCTGCCGCAGAAACAGACATCCCTGTACGACACCGAAGCCGCCTAA
- a CDS encoding ABC transporter ATP-binding protein gives MTTTPILELRNVHSYYGNIHALKGISLTVEKGEIVTLIGSNGAGKSTTLRTISGLLQPREGEVLLEGQRIDRVPAHKIVERGVLQSPEGRRIFPRLSVQDNLLMGAFTRDDKENIAQDLERVFTLFPRLRERVSQKGGTLSGGEQQMLAIGRAMMGRPHVLLLDEPSMGLAPVLVEQIFSIIKEINSQGTTILLVEQNALMALAIANRGYVLQTGKIVLADDAKALSENETVQKAYLGAE, from the coding sequence ATGACAACGACACCAATTCTTGAGCTTCGCAATGTCCACTCCTACTACGGCAACATCCACGCGCTCAAGGGGATCTCGCTCACGGTTGAGAAGGGCGAGATCGTCACGCTGATCGGCTCGAACGGCGCGGGCAAGAGCACCACGCTCCGCACCATCTCGGGCCTGCTGCAGCCGCGCGAGGGCGAGGTGCTGCTGGAGGGCCAGCGGATCGACCGCGTGCCCGCCCACAAGATCGTCGAGCGCGGCGTGCTCCAGTCGCCCGAGGGCCGCCGGATCTTCCCGCGCCTCTCGGTGCAGGACAACCTGCTGATGGGCGCGTTCACCCGCGACGATAAAGAGAACATCGCGCAGGATCTGGAGCGCGTGTTCACCCTGTTCCCGCGCCTGCGCGAGCGCGTCAGCCAGAAGGGCGGCACGCTCTCGGGCGGCGAGCAGCAGATGCTGGCCATTGGCCGCGCGATGATGGGCCGCCCCCATGTGCTGCTGCTCGATGAGCCATCCATGGGCCTCGCGCCCGTGCTGGTCGAGCAGATCTTCTCGATCATCAAGGAGATCAACAGCCAGGGCACCACCATCCTGCTCGTGGAGCAGAACGCTCTGATGGCGCTGGCGATCGCCAACCGTGGCTATGTGCTGCAGACGGGCAAGATCGTGCTTGCGGATGACGCCAAGGCGCTGAGCGAGAATGAGACGGTGCAGAAGGCCTACCTCGGGGCCGAGTAG
- a CDS encoding YdgA family protein, which translates to MRAVKLNLDGVKLNLDGVKLNLDGVKLNLDGVKLNLDGVKLNLDGVKLNLDGVKLNLDGVKPNLDGVKLNLDGVKLNLDGKKQARPSALPGRACFFCHKQRYSAPR; encoded by the coding sequence ATGCGCGCGGTCAAACTGAACCTCGACGGGGTCAAACTGAACCTCGACGGGGTCAAACTGAACCTCGACGGGGTCAAACTGAACCTCGACGGGGTCAAACTGAACCTCGACGGGGTCAAACTGAACCTCGACGGGGTCAAACTGAACCTCGATGGGGTCAAACTGAACCTCGACGGGGTCAAACCGAACCTCGACGGGGTCAAACTGAACCTCGACGGGGTCAAACTGAACCTCGACGGAAAAAAGCAGGCCCGCCCCAGCGCTCTGCCAGGGCGGGCCTGCTTTTTTTGCCACAAACAGCGCTACTCGGCCCCGAGGTAG
- a CDS encoding ABC transporter ATP-binding protein: MSENSLLLDARDVTKQFGGLTAVNSVNFTIEQRSISSLIGPNGAGKTTFFNMITGLYVPTSGQIIFDGQVINGTKPHLVTALGIGRTFQNIRLFSQMTALENVLVGRHSRLKAGLAGILLQFPSVRKEEAEAKKVALDLLDYVGLGRRRADELSKNLPYGDQRRLEIARALATNPKLLLLDEPTAGMNPNETDELTALIRRIRDDRGVTVLLIEHDMKVVMGISEKVTVLDHGAKIAEGLPEAVRNNEQVIEAYLGRGAAAHGKSGRASAATSTTA; encoded by the coding sequence GTGAGCGAAAACTCTCTCCTTCTAGATGCACGCGACGTCACCAAGCAGTTCGGCGGCCTCACCGCTGTCAACAGCGTGAACTTCACCATCGAGCAGCGCTCGATCAGCAGCCTGATCGGGCCGAACGGCGCGGGCAAGACCACGTTCTTCAACATGATCACCGGGCTGTACGTGCCCACCTCGGGCCAGATCATCTTCGACGGCCAGGTGATCAACGGCACCAAGCCGCACCTCGTCACCGCCCTGGGTATCGGGCGCACCTTCCAGAACATCCGGCTGTTCAGCCAGATGACCGCGCTGGAAAATGTGCTGGTGGGCCGCCACAGCCGCCTCAAGGCCGGGCTGGCGGGCATCCTGCTGCAGTTCCCCAGCGTGCGCAAAGAGGAGGCCGAGGCCAAAAAGGTGGCACTCGACCTGCTGGACTACGTGGGCCTGGGCCGCCGCCGCGCCGACGAGCTGAGCAAGAATCTGCCCTACGGCGACCAGCGCCGCCTGGAGATCGCCCGCGCCCTGGCCACCAACCCCAAGCTGCTGCTGCTGGATGAGCCGACCGCTGGCATGAACCCCAACGAGACCGACGAGCTGACCGCGCTCATCCGCCGCATCCGCGACGATCGCGGCGTCACCGTGCTGCTGATCGAGCACGATATGAAGGTGGTGATGGGCATCTCCGAGAAGGTGACGGTGCTCGACCACGGCGCGAAGATCGCCGAGGGCCTGCCCGAGGCCGTGCGCAACAACGAGCAGGTGATCGAGGCCTACCTTGGGCGCGGGGCCGCCGCCCACGGCAAGAGCGGCAGGGCATCCGCCGCCACTTCCACCACGGCGTAG
- a CDS encoding glycosyltransferase encodes MEETRVLILSAAVGAGHKTAARALEKAFRKYPHVQVANQDILDMTNDAYSRISSEVYLEAVKRVPWLVGVAYQYNDEPFKNEEPLRRMWDILNTQPVVKFLKDFQPHICVCTHYTPAGIVAQMMAQGQLDTSLSVVITDFDFQGMWLSKTFNRYFVAREEAKARLVDFDVEPEHITVSGIPVDSSFGEPVDAEAVARRYELDPALPTLLISAGAVGGGPALEIVTELMKLRHEAQTVVVCGSNAQLRRDVETLVLPQARKFRALGFTSDMPDLIRAATLFIGKPGGLTASECIAAGTPMIIVEPIPGQEERNADYLLEEGAALRCNDLEIIDYKIDQLLDSPERLAQLRANARRIGRPDAADVIAATALADENAPVKFDWRSQRKRLLAEPLAAEPLAKVERALFGPDENETLAFYEDGTGVFLGTLDPAQFRSLRRRLFRSGEEVATTTVTQDDLDRIRALGMGSELVDRISKRVRFRGPITLRRVRISLPEGS; translated from the coding sequence GTGGAAGAGACACGCGTGCTCATCCTCTCGGCGGCGGTCGGCGCAGGGCACAAGACTGCGGCGCGGGCGCTGGAGAAGGCGTTTCGCAAGTACCCGCATGTGCAGGTGGCCAACCAAGACATCCTGGACATGACCAACGACGCCTATAGCCGGATCTCATCCGAGGTCTACCTAGAGGCGGTGAAGCGCGTGCCCTGGCTGGTGGGCGTGGCCTACCAGTACAACGACGAGCCGTTCAAGAACGAGGAGCCGCTGCGCCGCATGTGGGACATCCTGAACACGCAGCCGGTGGTGAAGTTTCTCAAAGATTTCCAGCCGCATATCTGCGTGTGCACCCACTACACGCCCGCCGGGATCGTGGCTCAGATGATGGCCCAGGGCCAGCTCGACACCTCGCTGTCGGTGGTGATCACCGACTTCGACTTCCAGGGCATGTGGCTCTCCAAGACCTTCAACCGCTACTTTGTGGCCCGCGAGGAGGCCAAGGCGCGGCTGGTCGACTTCGACGTTGAGCCAGAGCACATCACGGTCTCGGGCATTCCGGTGGACAGCAGCTTCGGCGAGCCGGTGGACGCCGAGGCCGTGGCCAGGCGCTACGAGCTGGACCCCGCGCTGCCCACGCTGCTAATCTCGGCGGGGGCGGTGGGCGGCGGCCCGGCGCTGGAGATCGTGACCGAGCTGATGAAGCTGCGCCACGAGGCCCAGACCGTGGTGGTGTGCGGCTCGAACGCCCAGCTGCGCCGCGACGTGGAGACCCTGGTGCTGCCCCAGGCCCGCAAGTTCCGCGCGCTGGGCTTCACCAGCGACATGCCCGACCTCATCCGCGCCGCCACGCTGTTCATCGGCAAGCCCGGCGGCCTGACCGCCTCGGAGTGCATCGCGGCGGGCACGCCCATGATCATCGTCGAGCCAATCCCAGGCCAGGAGGAGCGCAACGCCGACTACCTGCTGGAGGAGGGGGCCGCGCTGCGCTGCAACGACCTGGAGATCATCGACTACAAGATCGACCAGCTGCTGGACAGCCCCGAGCGGCTAGCCCAGCTGCGGGCCAACGCGCGGCGCATCGGCAGGCCCGATGCCGCCGATGTGATCGCCGCCACCGCCCTGGCCGACGAGAACGCGCCGGTGAAGTTCGACTGGCGCAGCCAGCGCAAGCGGCTGCTGGCCGAGCCGCTGGCCGCCGAGCCGCTGGCCAAGGTCGAGCGCGCCCTGTTCGGGCCAGATGAGAACGAGACGCTGGCCTTCTACGAGGATGGCACCGGCGTGTTCTTGGGCACGCTCGACCCCGCGCAGTTTCGCAGCCTGCGCAGGCGGCTGTTCCGCAGCGGCGAGGAGGTGGCCACCACTACCGTCACCCAGGATGACCTCGACCGCATCCGCGCGCTGGGGATGGGCAGCGAGCTGGTCGACCGGATCAGCAAGCGGGTGCGCTTCCGCGGCCCGATCACGCTGCGGCGGGTGCGGATCAGCCTGCCCGAGGGCTCGTAG
- a CDS encoding DUF72 domain-containing protein, whose translation MDAPFHLGCAVWGYKDWVGRFFPSGSRSGDLLRLYGQRLTAVEGNTTFYAQPRPEIVQRWAEETPESFRFCLKLPREVSHSDALARHLAETQAFVELMQPLGPRLGPFFLQLPSSFAPDQIDDLATWLDAWPTQQRIAVEVRHLGWFEPANEGMLMALLDAYSAGRVIMDVRPLELAPLPNAEENPQQARDNKPRVPMRPLVSGGFSMVRYIGHPTLDLNSQLIDEWAARVAGWLADGVETFFFMHCPIETYSPELCRSFQQRLEGLAPVAPLPWDQVPSGPEQLSMFD comes from the coding sequence ATGGATGCGCCCTTTCATCTTGGCTGCGCGGTGTGGGGGTATAAAGACTGGGTCGGGCGGTTCTTCCCCAGCGGGAGCCGCAGCGGCGACCTGCTGCGGCTCTATGGCCAGCGCCTGACGGCGGTGGAGGGCAACACCACCTTCTACGCCCAGCCCCGCCCCGAGATCGTGCAGCGCTGGGCCGAGGAGACCCCCGAGAGCTTCCGGTTCTGCCTGAAGCTGCCGCGCGAGGTGAGCCACAGCGACGCGCTGGCCAGACACCTGGCCGAGACCCAGGCCTTTGTGGAGCTGATGCAGCCGCTGGGGCCGCGCCTGGGGCCGTTCTTCCTGCAGCTGCCATCCAGCTTTGCCCCCGACCAGATCGACGACCTGGCGACCTGGCTGGACGCCTGGCCGACCCAGCAGCGCATCGCGGTCGAGGTGCGCCACCTCGGCTGGTTCGAGCCAGCCAACGAGGGCATGCTGATGGCCCTGCTGGATGCCTACAGCGCTGGCCGCGTGATCATGGATGTGCGCCCGCTGGAGCTGGCCCCGCTGCCCAATGCCGAGGAAAACCCCCAGCAGGCCCGCGACAACAAGCCCCGCGTGCCTATGCGCCCGCTGGTGAGCGGCGGCTTCAGCATGGTGCGCTACATCGGCCACCCCACGCTGGATCTCAACAGCCAGCTGATCGACGAGTGGGCCGCGCGCGTCGCGGGGTGGCTGGCCGATGGCGTCGAGACCTTTTTCTTCATGCACTGCCCGATCGAGACCTACTCGCCCGAGCTGTGCCGCAGCTTCCAGCAGCGGCTGGAGGGGCTGGCGCCCGTCGCGCCGCTGCCCTGGGATCAGGTGCCCAGCGGCCCCGAGCAGCTGAGCATGTTCGACTAG
- a CDS encoding branched-chain amino acid ABC transporter permease, producing MATKAIESNYQKRALPWATIGKIALLLFFILFLAVPTYNILLQMIANPQLLLRQLIIGLTNGAYIALIALGYTLVYGIVELINFAHGDVYMLGAFFSLSLVGLFHLNEDTPMGVRIPLILLILFLTMFATAMLNAFIERFAYRRLRNAPKLAPLISALGVSFVLQNVGLLWGYLRLPAFNGVMGTNAVAPKSFPGLLPNTNVLAPLQDVFGKGFTLRLSVRDLVVIIVSVVLLIALYLFVQRTKIGKAMRATAQDRDAAALMGIDVNRTISLAFLLGGALAGAAGFLVGMYNGTVVYTNGFTAGLRSFTAAVLGGIGNIMGAMLGGLLIGLISALSDQYISAKWTNAVVFGLLVLILVFRPTGLLGDDVQQKA from the coding sequence ATGGCGACAAAGGCGATAGAATCAAACTACCAAAAACGCGCGCTTCCCTGGGCCACGATCGGGAAGATCGCGCTTCTTCTTTTCTTTATCCTGTTTCTTGCTGTTCCCACCTATAATATTCTGCTGCAGATGATCGCCAACCCGCAGCTGCTGCTGCGCCAGCTGATCATCGGCCTGACAAATGGCGCGTACATCGCCCTGATCGCCCTGGGCTACACCCTGGTGTATGGTATCGTCGAGCTGATCAACTTCGCGCACGGCGATGTCTACATGCTGGGGGCGTTCTTCTCGCTGTCGCTGGTGGGCCTCTTCCACCTGAACGAGGACACGCCGATGGGCGTGCGCATCCCGCTGATCCTGCTCATCCTGTTCCTCACCATGTTCGCCACGGCCATGCTGAACGCCTTCATCGAGCGCTTCGCCTACCGCAGGCTGCGCAACGCCCCCAAGCTCGCGCCGCTGATCAGCGCGCTGGGCGTGTCGTTTGTGCTGCAGAATGTCGGCCTGCTGTGGGGCTACCTGCGGCTGCCCGCCTTCAACGGCGTGATGGGCACCAACGCCGTGGCACCCAAGAGCTTCCCGGGCCTGCTGCCCAACACCAACGTGCTGGCCCCGCTGCAGGATGTGTTCGGCAAGGGCTTCACGCTGCGCCTGTCGGTGCGCGACCTGGTGGTGATCATTGTGTCGGTGGTGCTGCTGATCGCGCTCTACCTGTTCGTGCAGCGCACCAAGATCGGCAAGGCCATGCGCGCCACCGCCCAGGATCGCGACGCGGCGGCGCTGATGGGCATCGACGTGAACCGCACGATCTCGCTGGCCTTCCTGCTGGGCGGCGCGCTGGCCGGCGCGGCGGGCTTCCTGGTGGGCATGTACAACGGCACCGTGGTCTACACCAACGGCTTCACCGCTGGCCTGCGCTCGTTCACGGCGGCGGTGCTGGGCGGCATCGGCAACATCATGGGCGCGATGTTGGGCGGCCTGCTGATCGGCCTGATCTCGGCGCTCTCTGACCAGTATATCAGCGCAAAATGGACCAACGCGGTGGTCTTCGGTCTGCTCGTCCTCATCCTCGTCTTCCGACCCACCGGCCTGCTCGGCGACGATGTCCAACAGAAGGCATAG
- a CDS encoding branched-chain amino acid ABC transporter substrate-binding protein, whose amino-acid sequence MKRYASIAMLSVLFAGSLAACGGSTATAPAATAPAATTAAATEAAATMAPAATEAAATMAPAATEAAATTAPATGSGDGGVIKIASSLPRTGSSKGQTDTIANAIKQRLEEANNQACGGKFTLQYQDMDDAIAATGKWDAAQEASNANAAVADPDVMVYIGTFNSGAAKISIPILNAASLVMISPANTYPGLTKPGKGEPNEPDVYYPSGKRNYTRVVPADDLQGKAAANFAKSLGVAKVYILDDTELYGKGIADVFDATAKEIGIEVVAHESIDGKAADYRALAAKILDAAPDLVYYGGITQNNAGQLWKDIRNEGFEGKMMGPDGINESAFVEAAGSAADGTYATFGGLPPSSLTGKAGEWYQAYKAKFNAEPEAYAVYGYESANVALAAIEKTCTKDRAAINDAVFATKDFAGVLGTWSFDANGDTSLTSMSVSQVKGGKFEFVQAVE is encoded by the coding sequence ATGAAACGTTACGCAAGCATCGCGATGCTCTCCGTCCTGTTTGCTGGCTCGCTGGCCGCCTGCGGTGGCAGCACGGCCACGGCACCTGCCGCCACGGCACCTGCCGCCACCACTGCCGCTGCCACCGAGGCTGCCGCCACCATGGCGCCTGCTGCCACCGAGGCCGCCGCCACCATGGCGCCCGCTGCCACCGAGGCCGCCGCCACCACGGCACCGGCCACCGGCTCGGGCGATGGCGGCGTGATCAAGATCGCATCCTCGCTGCCGCGCACCGGCTCCTCGAAAGGCCAGACCGACACGATCGCCAACGCGATCAAGCAGCGCCTTGAGGAGGCCAACAACCAGGCCTGCGGCGGTAAGTTCACCCTGCAGTACCAGGACATGGATGATGCTATCGCTGCCACTGGCAAGTGGGATGCGGCGCAGGAGGCCTCCAACGCCAACGCGGCGGTCGCCGACCCCGATGTGATGGTCTACATCGGCACCTTCAACTCCGGCGCGGCCAAGATCTCGATCCCGATCCTCAACGCCGCCAGCCTGGTGATGATCAGCCCGGCCAACACCTACCCCGGCCTGACCAAGCCCGGCAAGGGCGAGCCGAACGAGCCGGATGTCTACTACCCCAGCGGCAAGCGCAACTACACCCGCGTGGTGCCCGCCGACGACCTGCAGGGCAAGGCGGCCGCCAACTTCGCCAAGAGCCTGGGCGTGGCCAAGGTCTACATCCTGGATGACACCGAGCTGTACGGCAAGGGCATCGCCGATGTGTTCGACGCCACCGCCAAGGAGATCGGCATCGAGGTGGTGGCCCACGAGAGCATCGACGGCAAGGCCGCCGACTACCGCGCGCTGGCCGCCAAGATCCTGGATGCCGCGCCCGACCTGGTGTACTACGGCGGCATCACCCAGAACAACGCCGGCCAGCTGTGGAAGGACATCCGCAACGAGGGCTTCGAGGGCAAAATGATGGGCCCCGACGGCATCAACGAGTCGGCCTTCGTCGAGGCCGCTGGCTCGGCTGCCGACGGCACCTACGCCACCTTCGGCGGCCTGCCGCCGTCGTCGCTCACCGGCAAGGCCGGCGAGTGGTACCAGGCCTACAAGGCCAAGTTCAACGCCGAGCCCGAGGCCTACGCGGTCTACGGCTACGAGTCGGCCAACGTGGCCCTGGCCGCGATCGAGAAGACCTGCACCAAGGATCGCGCCGCCATCAACGATGCGGTGTTCGCCACCAAGGATTTCGCGGGCGTGCTCGGCACCTGGAGCTTCGACGCCAACGGCGACACCTCGCTCACCTCGATGAGCGTGTCGCAGGTCAAGGGCGGCAAGTTCGAATTTGTCCAGGCGGTTGAGTAA